Within the Rhodothermales bacterium genome, the region CGTGATCATGAAGCTTGTTTATCAGCGCCAGTACTCTCTCCCGGACCGTCGGCAGTGCTGACGTGTTCTGCTCGTTCATCTGCTTCAACACATCCGTGATGCTATCCAGCTCATCCAGAAACTCACGGTGCTCCATCTCGAGAACCTCGGCCTTCTTGCTTTCCTGCGGAGCCTTGCGGATCACGTCATCCATAAACCCCCCGTCCTCTTCGAGGTCGAAATGCTTGACCAACTCGTTCTGGAAATCTCGAAGTGTCCAGATAAGTTCGAGCTTCCACTCCCCGAAATCGCCCTCGGGATCACGGCCAACGGACTCGCCGATGACTTTCATGAGTTGCCGTAAACTGGCGTGCTCCTCCTCTATTCGACTGGCGATATTTGACTTTTTATCTGCCATTTCCGGCCTCTTTGATCTTGTTCGGGATGTCGTCCGACATCGAGCGGCTTCAGTAAGAGATTACGAAAAACCTGGCTTGAGGTTGAACAATGAATCGTCGTGATTGGATGAAAATACTAGCGGCCGGCCTACCGGCGGCGTTGATTTCGCAACGAATCACGGCTGGGCCTTCGCAAGATTCGTACTTCCTCATTACGGACAACCCCCGTTCGGCCGTTGCGGCCATGCTGTCGACGAGTGCAATCGATCGCGCCACCGTGCGGATCGACACACGAGCCATCGCGCCT harbors:
- a CDS encoding hemerythrin domain-containing protein, whose amino-acid sequence is MADKKSNIASRIEEEHASLRQLMKVIGESVGRDPEGDFGEWKLELIWTLRDFQNELVKHFDLEEDGGFMDDVIRKAPQESKKAEVLEMEHREFLDELDSITDVLKQMNEQNTSALPTVRERVLALINKLHDHEASERDLIYTVYFQDIGVGD